In Spinacia oleracea cultivar Varoflay chromosome 5, BTI_SOV_V1, whole genome shotgun sequence, a single window of DNA contains:
- the LOC110802156 gene encoding small polypeptide DEVIL 16-like, with translation MVENEAAESSNSNSNSNSNNNNSNSSSNKSFGKKCSNVVKKQKTKFYILRRCVAILLCWHEPRDNAQEG, from the coding sequence ATGGTGGAGAACGAAGCAGCTGAaagcagcaacagcaacagcaacagcaacagcaacaacaacaacagtaaCAGTAGCAGCAACAAGTCATTCGGGAAGAAATGCAGTAATGTAGTGAAGAAGCAAAAGACTAAATTCTACATTCTTCGTCGATGTGTTGCTATCTTGCTTTGTTGGCACGAGCCGCGTGACAATGCTCAAGAAGGTTAG
- the LOC110802154 gene encoding cell division cycle protein 48 homolog, translated as MADHAESSDKGAKKDFSTAILERKKAANRLVVDEAVNDDNSVVSMHPDTMEKLQLFRGDTVLIKGKKRKDTICIALADESCEEPKIRMNKVVRSNLRVRLGDVISVHQCPDVKYGKRVHILPIDDTIEGVTGNLFDAYLKPYFLEAYRPVRKGDLFLVRGGMRSVEFKVIETDPSEYCVVAPDTEIFCEGEPIKREEEDRLDEVGYDDVGGVRKQMAQIRELVELPLRHPQLFKSIGVKPPKGILLYGPPGSGKTLIARAVANETGAFFFCINGPEIMSKLAGESESNLRKAFEEAEKNAPSIIFIDEIDSIAPKREKTHGEVERRIVSQLLTLMDGLKSRAHVIVMGATNRPNSIDPALRRFGRFDREIDIGVPDEIGRLEVLRIHTKNMKLSDDVDLEKISKETHGYVGADLAALCTEAALQCIREKMDVIDLEDETIDAEILNSMAVTNEHFHTALGQSNPSALRETVVEVPNVSWEDIGGLENVKRELQETVQYPVEHPEKFEKFGMSPSKGVLFYGPPGCGKTLLAKAIANECQANFISVKGPELLTMWFGESEANVREIFDKARGSAPCVLFFDELDSIATQRGGSTGDAGGAADRVLNQLLTEMDGMSAKKTVFIIGATNRPDIIDPALLRPGRLDQLIYIPLPDEESRYSIFKAALRKSPIAKDVDIRALAKYTQGFSGADITEICQRACKYAIRENIEKDIERERRRNDNPEAMEEDVDDEVAEIKASHFEESMKFARRSVSDADIRKYQAFAQTLQQSRGFGTEFRFATTTSGTTTTDTFAASAGGADEDDLYN; from the exons ATGGCGGATCATGCTGAATCTTCCGA TAAGGGCGCGAAAAAAGACTTTAGTACTGCGATTCTTGAGCGTAAAAAGGCTGCGAATCGATTGGTTGTTGATGAAGCTGTGAACGACGACAATTCGGTTGTTTCTATGCACCCTGATACCATGGAAAAGCTTCAGCTCTTTCGTGGTGATACTGTTCTAATaaag GGAAAGAAACGAAAAGACACAATTTGCATTGCCCTTGCTGATGAGTCTTGTGAAGAACCTAAGATAAGGATGAACAAGGTTGTGAGATCTAACTTAAGGGTGCGACTTGGTGATGTAATATCTGTACACCAATGTCCTGATGTGAAATATGGGAAGCGTGTCCATATTCTTCCTATTGATGATACAATTGAGGGTGTCACTGGGAATTTGTTTGATGCATACCTGAAAC CGTATTTTCTGGAAGCTTACCGGCCAGTGAGGAAGGGAGACCTGTTTCTCGTGAGAGGGGGGATGAGAAGTGTTGAATTCAAGGTTATTGAGACTGATCCTTCTGAATATTGCGTTGTTGCCCCGGATACTGAGATTTTTTGTGAGGGTGAGCCAATTAAACGAGAAGAGGAGGATAGATTAGACGAGGTTGGCTATGATGATGTGGGTGGCGTCAGGAAACAGATGGCCCAAATCAGGGAGCTGGTAGAATTGCCATTGAGACATCCGCAGTTGTTCAAATCTATTGGTGTCAAGCCACCAAAGGGAATTTTGCTTTATGGACCACCAGGATCAGGAAAGACTTTGATAGCCCGGGCTGTGGCAAATGAAACTGGTGCATtcttcttttgtattaatgGTCCAGAGATCATGTCAAAATTAGCTGGGGAAAGTGAAAGCAACCTCAGGAAAGCTTTTGAGGAAGCTGAGAAGAATGCTCCATCCATAATTTTTATCGAtgaaattgattcaattgctccCAAGCGAGAGAAAACCCATGGTGAGGTCGAGAGGCGTATTGTTTCCCAGCTCTTAACCCTTATGGATGGGCTTAAATCACGGGCACATGTTATTGTTATGGGTGCTACTAATCGTCCAAACAGCATTGACCCTGCACTGAGAAGGTTTGGTCGATTTGACAGAGAAATTGATATTGGTGTTCCAGATGAAATTGGGAGACTTGAGGTTCTACGAATTCACACTAAAAACATGAAGCTTTCTGATGAT GTTGATTTAGAAAAAATTTCCAAGGAAACACATGGTTATGTTGGTGCCGACTTAGCCGCCTTGTGTACTGAAGCTGCACTTCAATGTATCAGAGAGAAGATGGATGTAATTGACCTGGAAGATGAGACTATTGATGCTGAGATCCTTAATTCCATGGCCGTTACGAATGAACACTTCCATACTGCTCTTGGGCAGAGCAATCCATCCGCTTTGCGTGAAACG GTTGTGGAAGTTCCCAATGTCTCTTGGGAAGACATTGGTGGCCTCGAAAATGTCAAAAGGGAGCTTCAAGAG ACTGTTCAATATCCTGTGGAGCATCCTGAGAAATTTGAGAAATTTGGGATGTCTCCTTCCAAGGGGGTTCTTTTCTATGGGCCTCCTGGATGTGGAAAGACTCTGCTGGCAAAGGCTATTGCCAACGAATGCCAGGCTAACTTCATCAGCGTGAAGGGGCCTGAATTGTTGACTATGTGGTTCGGAGAGAGTGAAGCTAATGTTCGAGAGATTTTTGACAAGGCCCGCGGGTCGGCGCCGTGTGTTCTGTTCTTTGATGAGCTGGATTCAATTGCAACTCAG AGGGGAGGTAGCACAGGTGATGCTGGTGGGGCTGCTGACAGGGTTTTGAACCAACTTTTGACTGAAATGGATGGCATGTCTGCTAAAAAGACAGTTTTCATAATTGGAGCGACAAATAGACCTGATATTATTGATCCAGCTCTTCTGAGACCTGGTCGTCTTGATCAACTAATTTATATTCCTCTTCCAGATGAGGAGTCCCGTTATTCAATATTCAAGGCTGCCTTGAGGAAGTCCCCTATTGCCAAAGATGTTGATATTAGAGCACTTGCAAAGTACACTCAGGGCTTCAGTGGGGCAGATATCACTGAAATATGTCAGCGGGCATGCAAATATGCAATCAGAGAAAACATTGAGAAG GACAttgaaagagagagaaggagaaaTGATAACCCTGAGGCCATGGAGGAGGATGTGGACGATGAAGTTGCTGAAATCAAGGCTTCACATTTTGAGGAATCCATGAAATTTGCCAGGAGAAGTGTCAGTGATGCTGATATTCGTAAATATCAGGCCTTCGCTCAGACCTTACAGCAGTCTAGAGGATTTGGGACTGAGTTCCGTTTCGCCACTACCACTTCTGGGACTACCACTACAGACACATTTGCTGCCTCTGCTGGTGGAGCTGATGAAGATGACCTCTATAACTAG
- the LOC110802144 gene encoding uncharacterized protein, with the protein MHWEWKNYPRAWKGMYQGRSKTSTIILEVVASQDLWIWHAFFGTPGSCNDINVLQRLPVFSDICEGRAPDVSFNVNRNTYNMGYYLTDGIYPKWATFIPAIKHPQTELEVILGWELLVKESPIPTVIGDPSATVPITSIPTPPNIKTIFSVSDL; encoded by the exons ATGCACTGGGAGTGGAAAAATTATCCACGTGCATGGAAAGGAATGTATCAAGGGAGAAGTAAAACATCGACTATAATCTTAGAGGTTGTTGCTTCACAAGACTTGTGGATATGGCATGCTTTCTTTGGTACACCAGGTTCTTGTAATGATATAAATGTCCTCCAGCGGTTGCCGGTGTTCTCTGATATTTGTGAGGGTAGAGCTCCAGATGTTAGCTTCAATGTCAACAGAAATACATACAATATGGGATATTATCTTACCGACGGTATCTATCCAAAATGGGCAACATTTATCCCAGCAATCAAACATCCACAAACCG AACTCGAGGTGATTCTGGGGTGGGAACTTCTGGTCAAAGAATCCCCGATTCCAACTGTGATTGGGGATCCAAGTGCAACTGTCCCAATAACGAGCATTCCTACTCCGccgaatataaaaacaatct TTAGTGTTTCTGATCTGTGA
- the LOC110802143 gene encoding uncharacterized protein: MNSDSNSSSSSSSGLFDYMVNDFVEWHESITERRKEDELIEEAIYASVVPLVTSTYQVPFTPEPTYQRGYVPRDREDADVRLYNDYFSPRPLYTDDMFRRRFRMRKNVFTRIVNQLRESNVYFQQRPDATGILGASPLQKCTAAIRMLAYGTSADAVDKYLKLASSIARECLSHFVEGVVSEFGPGYLRRENTTDTERLLRESHIRGFPGIYDGKH; this comes from the coding sequence ATGAACTCTGATTCAAATTCTTCTAGTTCATCTAGTTCAGGGTTATTTGACTACATGGTGAACGACTTTGTAGAGTGGCATGAATCAATTACTGAAAGGCGAAAAGAAGATGAATTGATCGAGGAAGCGATCTATGCATCTGTTGTTCCCCTGGTAACCTCTACTTATCAGGTCCCCTTCACTCCTGAACCTACGTACCAAAGGGGGTATGTACCAAGAGATCGAGAAGATGCTGATGTACGACTATATAACGACTACTTTAGTCCCCGACCATTGTACACAGACGATATGTTTCGCCGACGATTTCGCATGCGTAAAAATGTGTTCACACGCATTGTTAACCAGTTAAGAGAAAGTAATGTTTACTTTCAACAAAGGCCAGATGCCACCGGAATACTAGGTGCATCCCCCCTCCAAAAATGCACTGCAGCAATTCGAATGTTAGCATACGGTACATCAGCCGATGCAGTTGACAAATATCTTAAACTCGCATCAAGTATTGCAAGGGAATGTCTCTCTCACTTTGTTGAAGGGGTCGTCTCTGAATTTGGACCGGGGTACTTGAGGAGGGAGAATACTACGGATACTGAGCGACTCCTCCGCGAAAGTCATATTCGTGGATTTCCTGGCATATACGATGGGAAGCATTGA
- the LOC110802142 gene encoding glutathione S-transferase T3-like: protein MSQQYGVNQIIQNRPTTPGGERSSNLTPPEDPRGSQQAGNDVDGANDDADDDVVETPYESNTIVSREKWGAKEDDALISAWIECAVEDPETATDQSLAIMWRNIMALYDQAREDIPSTMRPRSLRSMKSRWGRINRDVSTWVGCYGEAIKRYKSGTNTHDEMTEAHEIYRGTCNGARFGLIGCWEMLRDLDKWRPIDLEVPSSGGGNSKRSEPDTPTDEGPITRTRRRRPDGVKKQKGKVNLLLVPVFKMLVVLKFKI, encoded by the coding sequence ATGTCACAACAATATGGTGTAAACCAAATAATTCAAAACAGACCAACAACTCCCGGGGGAGAAAGAAGCAGTAACCTAACCCCACCCGAAGATCCAAGGGGTTCACAACAAGCTGGTAATGATGTTGATGGTGCTAATGATGATGccgatgatgatgttgttgaaactCCATATGAAAGCAACACCATTGTGTCGAGAGAAAAATGGGGTGCAAAAGAAGATGATGCACTCATATCAGCTTGGATAGAATGTGCAGTTGAAGATCCAGAGACGGCAACGGATCAAAGTTTGGCTATAATGTGGAGAAACATTATGGCCTTGTATGATCAAGCTAGAGAAGATATTCCATCCACCATGCGCCCTAGAAGTTTGAGATCTATGAAAAGTCGGTGGGGAAGAATAAATAGAGATGTGAGTACATGGGTTGGTTGTTATGGTGAGGCAATAAAAAGATATAAGAGTGGCACCAACACTCATGATGAGATGACTGAAGCTCATGAAATATATAGAGGGACGTGTAATGGTGCACGCTTTGGTTTAATTGGTTGTTGGGAGATGTTGAGAGACTTAGACAAATGGAGACCAATAGACCTAGAAGTACCTTCTAGTGGTGGTGGCAATTCGAAAAGATCAGAACCTGATACTCCAACTGATGAAGGTCCAATAACTCGTACTCGTCGTCGTCGTCCTGATGGGGTgaaaaaacaaaaaggaaagGTAAATCTGTTGCTAGTTCCGGTATTCAAAATGTTGGTAGttctaaaattcaaaatttag